A genome region from Nitrospirota bacterium includes the following:
- a CDS encoding sigma-54 dependent transcriptional regulator produces the protein MHILIIDDEEYVRLVLEKALREEGCEVTAVTHGTAGIEALQNNTFDCVITDLRMPGLDGRAVLTWVREHQSDVDVLMLTGHGDVKDAVEAIKQGAWDFLVKDTPFDAAAVNAALARLKTVRTLRKENLAARHGGFTRDVIIEGPSQAWQKLKSQIAQVAPSNATVLIQGETGSGKEIAARLLHDLSRRASGPFIAINCGAVSRDLLESELFGHEKGSFTGANAAKPGLIAAAEGGTLFLDELGEMPGPMQVSLLRFLDRGEYRPVGSTRTLQANVRVVGATNQDIQELVHQGRFRDDLLYRINTVTLRVPPLRERKEDLPQLAEHILSTLRIPGTTTRTLSPEAIQTLTTYSWPGNIRELRNVIEGIVLMSQGTGPIGQEDVLALLPKTRNRLQSGDQLHLSLDEIERLHIQRVLEASAGNKTQAAKTLHIDYKTLLAKLKKYDMGT, from the coding sequence ATGCACATACTCATCATCGACGACGAAGAATACGTTCGGTTGGTACTGGAGAAGGCACTCCGAGAGGAAGGCTGTGAGGTGACCGCCGTCACCCATGGGACAGCCGGTATCGAGGCGCTCCAGAACAATACCTTCGACTGCGTCATCACCGACCTCCGTATGCCGGGCCTCGACGGTCGAGCGGTCTTGACGTGGGTCCGCGAGCATCAGTCCGACGTGGATGTCCTCATGCTGACCGGCCATGGCGACGTCAAAGACGCAGTTGAGGCGATCAAACAGGGGGCCTGGGATTTCTTAGTCAAGGACACGCCCTTCGACGCCGCAGCAGTCAACGCCGCATTGGCCAGGCTGAAGACCGTACGCACTCTACGCAAAGAGAACCTGGCTGCCCGCCATGGAGGCTTCACACGCGATGTCATCATCGAAGGGCCGAGCCAGGCCTGGCAGAAGCTCAAGTCCCAGATCGCGCAGGTGGCTCCATCCAACGCAACCGTGCTCATTCAGGGAGAAACCGGGTCGGGCAAAGAAATCGCGGCGCGGCTACTCCACGACTTGAGTCGGCGCGCCAGCGGACCCTTCATCGCCATCAACTGCGGCGCCGTCAGCCGTGACCTGTTGGAGAGCGAACTCTTCGGCCATGAAAAAGGCTCGTTTACCGGCGCGAACGCGGCAAAGCCAGGGCTCATTGCCGCCGCCGAAGGAGGCACACTCTTTTTGGATGAACTGGGCGAGATGCCCGGCCCGATGCAAGTGAGCCTGTTACGCTTCCTAGATCGTGGCGAATACCGCCCCGTCGGCAGTACTCGTACGCTCCAGGCCAATGTCCGTGTGGTCGGAGCCACGAACCAGGACATCCAGGAACTCGTGCACCAAGGCCGATTCCGGGACGACCTGCTCTACCGCATCAACACCGTCACGCTCCGCGTCCCTCCACTCCGCGAACGGAAGGAGGATCTACCACAACTTGCCGAGCACATCCTCTCGACACTGCGCATCCCGGGAACTACGACACGGACACTCTCGCCAGAGGCCATACAGACGCTGACTACCTACAGTTGGCCCGGCAACATACGTGAGCTCCGCAATGTGATTGAGGGTATCGTGCTGATGAGCCAGGGAACGGGCCCAATCGGTCAAGAAGACGTGCTCGCGCTGTTGCCGAAAACCAGAAACAGGCTGCAGTCGGGAGATCAATTGCACTTATCCCTGGACGAGATCGAACGCCTCCATATCCAACGCGTCCTCGAAGCCAGCGCCGGCAACAAGACCCAGGCGGCCAAGACCCTTCACATCGATTACAAGACCCTCCTCGCCAAGCTAAAAAAGTACGACATGGGCACCTAA